tctttacactatgtcttgtagatcaaatggccaacgttgtcctcaatttcaacgcgttcctagagaaaaccaagctgaaagatgatggcagcaactatacggactgggtccggaacctgaggatcatcctcatagtagccaagaaagattatgtcctagaagcaccgctaggtgaagcaccaatcccagaaaaccaagacgttatgaacgcttggcagcagcgtgctgatgattactccctcgttcagtgcggcatgctttacagtctagaaccgggtctccaaaagcgttttgagaaacatggagcatatgagatgttcgaggagctgaaattggttttccaagctcatgcccggttcgagagatatgaagtctccgacaagttctttagctgtaaaatggaggaaaatagttctgtaagtgagcacatactcaaaatgtctgggttgcacaaccgcttgactcagctgggagttaatctcccggatgacgcggtcattgacagaatccttcagtcgcttccaccatgcttcaagagctttgtgatgaactacaatatgcaggggatggaaaagaccattcctgaggtatattcgatgctgaaatcagcggaggtggaaatcagaaaagaacatcaagtgttgatggtgaataaaaccactaagttcaagaagggcaagggtaagaagaacttcaagaaggacggcaagggagttgccgcgcccggtaagccagttgccgggaagaagtcaaagaatggacccaagcctgaaactgagtgcttttattgtaagggaagtggtcactggaagcggaactgccccaaatacttagcagacaagaaggccggcaacaccaaaggtatatgtgatatacatgtaattgatgtgtaccttaccagtactcgtagtagctcctgggtatttgataccggtgcggttgctcatatttgtaactcaaaacaagaactacggaataaacggagactggcgaaggacgaggtgacgatgcgcgtcgggaatggttccaaggtcgatgtgatcgccgtcggcacgctacctctgcatctacccacaggattagttttaaacctcaataattgttatttagtgccagctttgagcatgaacattgtatctggatctcgtttaattcgagatggttactcatttaaatccgagaataatggttgttatatttatttgagagatatgttttatggtcatgccccgctggtcaatggtttatttttgatgaatctcgaacgtgatgttacacatgttcatagtgtgaataccaaaagatgtaaagttgataacgatagtcccacatacttgtggcactgccgccttggtcacattggtgtcaagcgcatgaagaagctccatgcagatggacttttggagtctcttgattacgaatcatttgacacgtgcgaaccatgcctcatgggtaagatgaccaagactccgttctccggaacaatggagcgagcaaccaacttattggaaatcatacataccgatgtgtgcggtccaatgagtgttgaggctcgcggaggatatcgttatgttctcactctcactaatgatttaagtagatatgggtatgtctacctaatgaaacacaagtctgaaacctttgaaaagttcaaggaatttcagagtgaagttgagaatcaacatgacaggaaaataaaattcttacgatcagatcatggtggagaatatttaagtcacgaatttggtgtacacttaaggaaatgtggaatagtttcacaactcacgccgcctggaacacctcagagaaatggtgtgtccaaacgtcgtaatcgcactctattggatatggtgtgatctatgatgtctcttaccgatttaccgttctcattttggggctatgctttagagactgccgcattcactttaaatagggctccgtcgaaatccgttgagacgacaccgtatgaattatggtttgggaagaaacctaagctgtcgtttctaaaagtttggggatgcgatgcttatgtcaagaaacttcaacctgaaaagctcaaacccaagtcggaaaaatgcgtcttcataggataccctaaggaaactattgggtataccttctacctcagatccgaaggcaagatcttcgttgccaagaacgggtcctttctggagaaggagtttctctcgaaagaattgagtgggaggaaagtggaacttgatgaggtgatagtcaccccttccgaaccggaaagtagcgcagcgcgggaaaatgttcctgtggtgcctacaccgactggggaggaagttaatgatgatgatcatgaagcttcagatcaagttgctgaacttcgtaggtccacaaggacacgttccgcaccagagtggtacggcaaccctatcctggaaatcatgttgttagacaacggtgaaccttcgaactatgaagaagcgatggcgggcccggattccgacaaatggctagaagccatgaaatccgagataggatccatgtatgaaacgaagtatggactttgactgacttgcccgatgatcggcgagccatagaaaacaaatggatctttaagaagaagacggacgcggatggtaatgtgaccatctataaggctcgacttgtcgctaagggttatcgacaagttcaaggggttgactacgatgagactttctcacccgtagcgaagctgaagtccgtccgaatcatgttagcaattgccgcatactatgattatgagatatggcagatggacgtcaaaacggcattccttaacggcttccttaaggaagagttgtatatgatgcagccggaaggttttgtcaatcctaagaatgctaacaaagtatgcaagctccagcgctcaatctatgggctggtgcaagcatctcggagttggaacattcgctttgatgagatgatcaaagcgtttgggtttacacagacttatggagaagcctgtgtttacaagaaagtgagtgggagctctgtagcatttctcatattatatgtggatgacatactgttgatgggaaatgatatagaattcttggagagtgtaaaggcctatttgaataagtggttttcaatgaaggaccttggagaagctgcttatatattaggcatcaagatctatagagatagatcaagacgcctcattggtctttcacagagtacataccttgacaagatattgaagaagttcaatatggatcagtccaagaatgggttcttgcctgtattgcaaggtgtgcaattgagcacggctcaatgtccgaccacggcagaagatatagaaaagatgagtgtcatcccctatgcctcggccatagggtctattatgtatgccatgctgtgtaccagacctgatgtaaaccttgccgtaagtttggtaggaaggtaccaaagtaatcccggcatggaacactggacaacggtcaagaatatcctaaagtacctgaaaaggactaaggatatgtttctcgtttatggaggtgacgaagagctcgtcgtaaagggttacgtcgacgctagcttcgacacagatctggattactcgaagtcacaaaccggatacgtgtatattttgaatggaggagcagtaagctggtgcagttgcaagcaaagcgtcgtggcgggatctacatgtgaagcggagtacatggcagcctcggaggcagcacaggaagcagtctggatgaaggagttcattaccgacctaggggtgattcccaatgcgtcgggcccgatgactctcttctgtgacaacactggagccattgcccttgcgaaggagcccaggtttcacaggaagaccaggcatatcaagcgtcgcttcaactccattcgtgaaagtgttcaaaatggagacatacggacctgaatgtagcagatccgttgactaaacctctccctagagcaaaacatgatcaacaccaggacgcaatgggtgttcgattcatcacaatgtaactagattattgactctagtgcaagtgggagactgttggaaatatgccctagaggcaataataaatggttattattatgtttctttgttcatgataattgtctattgttcatgctataattgtgttatccggaaatcataatacatgtgtgaatacatagaccacaacgtgtccctagtaagcctctagttgactagctcgttgatcaatagatagtcatggtttcttgactatggacattggatgtcattgataacgggatcacatcattaggagaatgatgtgatggacaagacccaatcctaagcatagcataaaagatcgtgtagtttcgtttgctagagcttttccaatgtcaagtatattttccttagaccatgagatcgtgcaactcccggataccgtaggagtgctttgggtgtgccaaacgtcacaacgtaactgggtgactatacactacgggtatctccgaaagtgtctgttgggttggcacggatcgagactgggatttgtcactccgtgtgacggagaggtatctctgggcccactcggtaatgcatcatcataatgagctcaatgtgactaaggcgttagtcacgggatcatgcattgcggtacgagtaaagagacttgccggtaacgagattgaacaaggtattgggataccgacgatcgaatctcgggcaagtaacatatcgattgacaaagggaattgcatacgggattgattgaatcgtcgacaccgtggttcatccgatgagatcatcgtggaacatgtgggggccaacatgggtatccagatcccgctgttggttattgaccggagaggcgtctcggtcatgtctgcatgtctcccgaacccgtagggtctacacacttaaggttcggtgacgctagggttgtagagatatgtgtatgcagaaacacgaaagttgttcggagtcccggatgagatcccggacgtcacgagaggttccggaatggtctggaggtgaagatttatatatagaaagtcaagtttcggccaccgggaaagtttcgggggttaccggtattgtaccgggaccaccggaagggtcccgggggtccaccgggtggggccacctatcccggagggccccgtgggctgaagtgggaagggaaccagcccctagtgggctgggcgcccccccatgggcctccccccatgcgcctagggttgcaaaccctagggtggggggcttcccacttgccttggggggcaaggcaccccccttggccgccgccccccaccctagatggggttTCGCCGAcgcccccccctcccaagggggcctatataaaggggggagggagggcagcaacacgacagccttgggcgcctccctctccccctgcaacacctctctctctcgtatatgctcggcgaagccctgccggcatcccgctacatccaccaccacgccgtcgtgctgctggatctccatcaacctctccttcccccttgctggatcaagaaggaggagacgttgctgtaccgtacgtgtgttgaacgcggaggtgccgtccgttcggcactcggtcatcggtgatttggatcacggcgagtacgactccgtcatccacgttcattggaacgcttccgctcgcgagctacaagggtatgtagatgcactcctttcccctcgttgctagtatactccatagatgcatcttggtgagcgtaggaaaattttaaattatgctacgattcccaacaaaacatttatcatgatataaggaaatataaataacaactttattattgcctctagggcatatttccttcaaaaagtGGCAGAAGCTTCTTCCTACCATAGAAATTGAttcatacgggattgaagggggaccaatatatcttaatgctatggttggaaTTTTTCtaccttaatgaacattagtagttgcggatgcttgctaatagttccaatcataagtgcatagaattccaagtaagggatgacatgctagcagtggcctctcccacataaaaactTGTTATCGGTCTAATAACTTAGCCAATTGCTTAAGGACAATTTCGTAAAttctaccaccacttttccacactcgctatactaacctAATTGTACTTTTAGTAAAATAGCACCTAACTTGTATTTCcatgttctttattatcttgcaaacctatccctttacacctgcaaagtacttctagttttattcttattttaggtaaagtgaacgttaattgtgcatagagttgtatcggtggtcgatagaacttgaagagaatataaattctacatttagctcctcgttgggttcgaccctcttatttatcgaaaaagctacaattgatcccctatacttgtgggttatcaatggcTCACCTACAAGATCCTTTCCTAGGCCACAGACCAGAATCTATTGGCACTCGGAGATGACGCACTCGCTTCAAATCCTCATGGCACTACTCCATGTTACCCTACCGTATGCCACTATTCTGTACCTCCACACTACAACACGCGACTTTTGCGCAGCCTGTATCAGAGTTGGCCCTAATCATTTCACGGATCCCGAGAGCCGAAACAATGGATAGGATTCAGGGTCCCTCTGAGCTCGGGCACTGTAACTCCCTGTTCGGCATAAGAAACACAACTCTCTACCCGATCTACTCACTACCGGAAAAATCCATGGTTCAAGTGAACCCCAAATGCAAAGTATATATAttggagagagagggagagagagggggaggcaGGAGATGAGTACCCGCACCCATATCGCACTGAGGGGAGGAGGAGCGCCACGAAGGAGCCCCTGCTCGTCAAAGATGAGAGTTCATCCGAAAATCCGAGGCCCCAGAGGGCATTTGAAGAGGAGGTAGGATGGGAGAGTGGGCACACTTCGCTGCCCCGCTTTGCACGAGCCACGCCCCTGACATGTTGTCGCCGCCCCTGCCATCCCTCTAAATCTCCCCACACCAAATCTATCATGGACAACCACGCACCATCATCTGAACTAAGTCAACCCGTTACCGGTTCTCTACACCCAACGTCGCCGTCATTAACATCATCTCAGGTACAGTCCTGGCAAGGCCTCGCTGGGGACACCATAGCCGGCAACGTCACCCTGGACTAGACCTTAGGCAAATATGGGAAAATTAACCTTTTGGGATTGATATAGATGCTTTAAGAGCATTTACAACCGTACTTGGCAAATCCGCCCCCCTATACATCCACGTATACGCCCGGGCACGCCCACAGACCCAGCCGAACGGCCCCCTCATATGGCATGCTTGGCATCCACATACCTCAAATCCGAATTCTCAAATACATGCAAATCCATGCACGTCCATCATACACACCAATGTCGCACATAAATAACAATTGTTGGCACCGAAAATACATAGTTCTTACATAAATTTTATTTTAAGTGCACAACTCAGACATTAGCTCTTTGGTTTACATTGTGGGTCACATATGCTCCACAAGATCATTGAGTAGTTGTGCGTGCATCTAATGATCTAGAAGATTTTGATGCATCTGCAGGAAGTTCATAAGCTAATTTGCATCTTGATCTCCCGAGATTTCAACTTGTTCTCCAAGCGCTTCAAAATCATTGGTTTGGGCTACACcatcgccctcatcctcgtcaaTCATATTGTGCAAAATAACACAACATGTCATCAGCTGCCATAAAGTTTTTGATTCCCATATCATTGCAGCTCCACGAACAACTCCCCAACGAGGTTGAAGCACTCCAAATGCCCTCTCCAAATGCCCTCTCCACATCCTTCCTATTTGTTTCCTGCGTTGTTGCAAAGTGTCTTTGTTTGTTGCCTTGTGGTTCGGATATGGTCTTCACAAACGCCGCCcttcatcgtctggccagacacaggtgacttcgtcacggggatgccggaacacaataatgagaaagaagaacaaaccgGTAGCGAGGATAATAGTATAATGAGCATGTGATGACTCGGGAGGATACCGATGCATCCCTGGTTTTGTGAAGTATCgtgaagcaaagggaacatcacatgataaacaaaggttcactcgaatatcattcatgtgctcatagggatcgatatggacgtcCACAGTTCTGCTGTCGGTCATTGAACGAAGGTGTTTCATTCATGTCTATGAGTTACCGAACCTACGGGGTCCCAAGCTTAAGGCAATCACGATctgctgagtgttagtaggacgggagtgatgagaacatatttttggaatattttcaTTAATGTTCAGAATAGTTCCGAGAGGATCCGAAAGCATTTCGAGGTCACCAGAAGGGTTTCAAAGAGTATTGGGTAATAGCGGGTATTACCAATAAttaatatataggtggaaaatgttttgAGGGCtgttaaattatatatataagggtctgaaaatatttagaacacttttatatttaatttaatacaAACGGGCCTTAAAAGGCCACCCCCCTtatggaagggggaggccgaattgtaCCGGGGGAGGAGTTGGACTCTTCCCTCCTAGCCGGTGCCCCAAGGAGGCTCCTTCCCTCCTTGGTGGCtgccctctctccctctcctctaacctatatatactaggGTTTTTTCTCTATTGAGacacacaagttttggagcctcctctagttcatCCAGTcctagttctagttggtcctaattaactaattagagCTTGGTCTAGTttctctaatcctcataattagaagcctagtgtggttctaatcttctccctctaattctccggcGACAATTAGCTCTGGACATCGAAGCGTTGTCGGATCGTGAAGACTGCatgcttgcaaccaagtagagaggtcgtgctttcggtcttcgGTTTGAGGGACTGTTCATGGGCGGTCCGCGCGATCGTTCATTGACGGTTGAAGGGAGTaagtacgatctacaccgacaCGTTCTTCTTCTGCCGCAACTCGGTGACGGTAACGATCGTGATCTCAACCCGTTATGtatcttcatattgatcttgggtgTGTGTAGGCgcgatttttttgttttctactacgttccccaacagggtaGGCCTGTCGGGTCCGACGTGGTGGACGTGCCCGGGCATCCTCTTATCTGCTTCAtttttgggctggatatgaggagTGCCGGTTAGCCCGGACGTTCGAGGTCCATTTGAGGCGTCTGTCTGGGTCGATTTTTTTTTACTGGTCAGTGACCAGTATAGCTGGCCATAAGTCGAACTAACCAGGCCAGGCCCAACAAAGCCCGCAGCAAAAAAACCCAGGCCTAAACCGACCATCGGGCCTAGATTTCAGACCCAAGCCCGGCCCATCAATGAAAAAGCCCATCGGGCCTTGAGTCGGGCCGCTTTCTTAAAACACAAATATGCCAAGCCCAAGCCCAAGCCTGGCCCGGCCCAGCCTCCAGACTCAAAACTTGGGCCCAGCCCTGGCCCATGGGCAAGACCGAGCCGGGCCAGGTCGGGCTATTTCGACCGGACCGGGTTTTCATGGCCAGGTATGGTGGCCGGGGGTACGCACGGGCTTTTGAGGGGGTTGGGGTGCTGGGAAGATTGTTTTGGCCGACATGTCTAGGAGGCCGTGGACTGGTTCTGTTTGCCATCTCTCGTCCACTAGATACGACCAAACCTCTTGGTCCTCTGCTtgcaagaaaagaaagaagctcTGTCGCTTTGATCCGTGTCACGCCGAACATCTGACCTGCACCTCGGCAGCTGCATTTTCCGTGCACACCAAGAACCCTCCACGCCGCGCTCCTCGCCGTCCGATCCCCGGACCCGACGCCTCCCCGTCCTTGGATCGACCCAACCGACCACTCTTCCCCGCACACGGCACACGCGCCTCCCGAGCCAGCAGCGGCAACGCAGACACACATTGCAGCACGGTCGCACAGGCGGCTCCGGCTCCTGCTCCTGCTCGCTCGGCCCCGTCCTGTAACTGCCCGCAATCTCGCCCCGACCCCCGCGCGCGGCGGCCCGGCGATTAGACCAATGGACGCGCGCCGGGTCGGCGGCCGCAtcgcggcggcgcggagggccctcacgggcgcgggcgcgggcgcgctGCCCCTCCCGGTGCGGATCACCAACGGCCTCGCGATGGTCTCGCTCGTGCTCTCCTCCTGCGACCTGCTCCGCCTCTGCAGCGACCCGGGCCGGCCCCTCAGGTTCCCCCTCGGCGGCCGCGAGTTCGCCACCGTCGTCTGCCAGCTCGCCTCCGTCGTCTACCTCCTCAGCCTCTTCGCCGTGCCCTTCGCGCAGTCCGCCAGCGCCCGCCGCGAGGAGGGGCAGGACGGCTCCCGCCGCTCGCCGGCGGCCGTCGCGCCCGCGCCAATGCCTGACTGCCCGGACGACGGGGACGAGGAGATCGTCGCCGCGGTGGTTTCCGGGGAGCTCCCGTCGCACCGCCTGGAGTCGCGGCTTCGGGATTGCCGCCGCGCGGCCAGGCTGAGGCGAGAGGCGCTGCGGCGGATAACCGGGCGGGGCGTGGAGGGGCTCCCCTTCGACGGGATCGACTATGAGGCCATTCTCGGGCAATGCTGCGAGATGCCCGTCGGGTATGTGCAGCTGCCGGTCGGGGTCGCCGGCCCGCTGCTCCTGGACGGGCGCGACTACCATGTTCCCATGGCCACCACTGAGGGATGCCTCGTTGCCAGCGTTAACCGCGGCTGCAGGGCCATTGCAGCGTCCGGGGGTGCCTTCAGCGTGCTGCTCCGTGACGCCATGTCCCGCGCACCCGCCGTCAAGTTACCTAGCGCCAAGCGGGCAGCGGAGCTCAAGATGTTTCTTGAGGCGCCTGCCAATTTTGAGGCACTGGCTGCTGTCTTCAATAAGTAGGCCTCTCACTCTCTGATGATCTAGTATAGTGTGAGTGATGATTGAAAAATGCCTTCTTTTGCTGTCATGTGATGTTTTCAGTATTGGTGTGATGCTCATAGCTAGAAGTAGTTCTGCATGTAGTCAGGTGATTGCACACCAAAGCAAGTCCCTTTCTCATTTTGTTGATGATGGGGTAGTGGCTACAGGGTATTATTGCCATATTGCACATGCACTCTGTTAAGGCAACTACAACGTCTTTAACCACATATTGAGGCATCATTAGAATTATATTGCCTGATTCATCTGATTGCTACTAGCTAACTGCGATAAATGCCAGCGTATACCTTTTCTGCATTATTTGACCATGAATTGTTGTTTTGCGTTTCTTCAAACCTCGGGGAGCGGGGACAAAGTGTCGCTTTGCGTTTCCTCAAACCTCGGGGAACGGCGACAAAGTGTCGCTTTGTGTTTCTTCAAACCTTGAGGAACGGCGACAAAGTGTCGCTTTGTGTTTCCTCAAACCTCGGGAACGGCGACAAAGTGTCGCTGTCTCCTCAAACGTGTGTCGGTTTTCGCTTCTCGAATTTTAGAGCATCTGAAATTGATGTCATCTTGTGCACTTTAAACCGTTAGCGAGTCTCCTCAAACGTGTGTCGGTTTTCGCTTCTTGAATTTTAGAGGATCTGAAATTGATGTCATCTTGTGCACTTTAAACCGTTAGCATGTGCTGGCGTATCCTCTTTCAGAGGTTCAGGATGCACGTCACATATGTTCTGTCGGTTCATGGCGTTTAGACTCAGCTTGTTACTTGCTGTTTGTAATGTTTTATTGTTGGCCTAGTTACTATACCTATGTGTCAGTCTATACTGTGTAGATGCTTAGGCAGTTATTATTTCCCTTTTTTCGAACATAGAGGGACTTTTGGTCCATGTGTAGAAGTTTTTAATATTGTCATTTTTAGTACTCTTTATAATTGGGGTATTGTTCGTTCACACCGTTTCATAGTTGTGGCGTTCTTTACGTTGTTATTTTCTGTTCTTTCAAAGTCTAGAGAAATCATGGTAACATGTGTTGCCATTGGCAGATGTTAGCTTAGGTCATTCCTTAGCAGTTTTTGCATTGGTTAACTTCCATGGGTACTTTAGAGTTGGTAATAAGTTTAACAAATGGCATCTTTGTTAGCTTGTGCTTTAGCATTTGATTCTTGGTGCATCGTATACTGTCAAATTACTCAGAGTTTAGGTACATGGTCTGTTGTTAGGGTGCTAATGTGATGCTTGCTGCTTTGGTGCTAATGTTTAAACACGGATTGCATTTTCTCAAACAGCTTTTACTCCATGTGTGATTTATTTCATGAGTACCCAAGTTTGTTAGCCTCTTATTTATTATATTCCATGGCTCACATTTAGTTCTGTATGAAGTATATGTATACTGTATAAGTACTTCTACCCCTAGATAATTTAACCCGCTTGCTTGATTCACTGTGTAATATGCATCCTTtcttaactaaattaattaataCAGTTAATGTAAGGGTAAACCTCTGTAGCAATTGTAACAACCAAGTTGTTTGCATTGTCTGGTATATCCACAGATCAAGCAGATTTGGTAGGCTACAAGGTATTCAGTGTGCACTAGCTGGAAGAAACCTTTACATGAGGTTTACCTGTAGTACTGGAGATGCTATGGGGATGAATATGGTGTCAAAAGGTGTCGAAAATGTCTTGGGCTACCTGCGGAACAACTTCCCCGACATGGATGTCATCAGCATATCTGGTTTAAACTCTTTCCTTGCAAACTGTGACTTGCATTCTTTCTCTAAAAACTAATACATCCTTTTAGCAGATAACTAATGCACTGCTTTGCTGATCAAAGCAAACAATAGATCTGCTAGTTTTCTGTTGACCCGGAGCAAACTTACCGTAGTCCTTTTATCAAAAAAATAAATACTTATCATGGTCCTATTTATGATATATGTTGTAGTGGACCAATTCAGCACTTTCCCTGGATGTATAGTAGTACCCAATATCACCATTGTTCTTTGTCCAGCATTTGAAAATGATTTAATTTTTTGCTTATATCAGGTAACTACTGTTCAGACAAGAAGGCTACTGCTGTAAATTGGATAGATGGTCGCGGGAAATCTGTTGTTTGTGAGGCTACAATTAAAGGAAGAGTTGTGCAGAGTGTTCTGAAAACCACTGTGGAAAAACTTGTCGAGCTTAACATTATCAAAAACCTTGCTGGGTCAGCTGTAGCTGGAGCTCTTGGAGGTTTCAATGCTCATGCAAGCAATATTGTAACT
The sequence above is a segment of the Aegilops tauschii subsp. strangulata cultivar AL8/78 chromosome 6, Aet v6.0, whole genome shotgun sequence genome. Coding sequences within it:
- the LOC109782286 gene encoding 3-hydroxy-3-methylglutaryl-coenzyme A reductase 1 — translated: MDARRVGGRIAAARRALTGAGAGALPLPVRITNGLAMVSLVLSSCDLLRLCSDPGRPLRFPLGGREFATVVCQLASVVYLLSLFAVPFAQSASARREEGQDGSRRSPAAVAPAPMPDCPDDGDEEIVAAVVSGELPSHRLESRLRDCRRAARLRREALRRITGRGVEGLPFDGIDYEAILGQCCEMPVGYVQLPVGVAGPLLLDGRDYHVPMATTEGCLVASVNRGCRAIAASGGAFSVLLRDAMSRAPAVKLPSAKRAAELKMFLEAPANFEALAAVFNKSSRFGRLQGIQCALAGRNLYMRFTCSTGDAMGMNMVSKGVENVLGYLRNNFPDMDVISISGNYCSDKKATAVNWIDGRGKSVVCEATIKGRVVQSVLKTTVEKLVELNIIKNLAGSAVAGALGGFNAHASNIVTALFIATGQDPAQNVESSQCITMLEAVNEGKDLHISVTMPSIEVGTIGGGTSLTSQAACLNLLGVKGPNHGSPGANARLLATIVAGSVLAGELSLLAALAAGQLVKSHMKYNRSSKDVANAAS